One part of the Thermococcus radiotolerans genome encodes these proteins:
- a CDS encoding ABC transporter ATP-binding protein: MAEVKLIGVWKQFGDFTAVKDMNLHVKDGEFMILLGPSGCGKTTTLRMISGLEEPTKGQIYIGDKLVADPEKGVFIPPKDRDIAMVFQSYALYPHMTVYDNIAFPLKLRKVPKQEIDQRVREVAEMLGLTELLKRKPRELSGGQRQRVALGRAIVRKPQVFLMDEPLSNLDAKLRVKMRAELKRLQKQLGVTTIYVTHDQVEAMTMGDRIAVINAGVLQQVGTPEEVYDKPANTFVAGFIGSPPMNFMDATITEDGFADFGEFKLKLLPNQVEVLREENLIGKEVIFGIRPEDIYDAMFAQVKIPGENMTRAMVDIIENLGSEKIVHLHVGEVTFLGAFRSESKVREGHEIDVVFDMNKAHVFKKDTGKAVF; the protein is encoded by the coding sequence ATGGCGGAAGTAAAGCTCATCGGCGTGTGGAAGCAGTTCGGTGATTTCACGGCTGTTAAGGATATGAATCTTCACGTTAAGGATGGGGAGTTCATGATCCTCCTCGGGCCGAGCGGTTGCGGAAAAACAACGACGCTGAGAATGATTTCCGGTTTAGAAGAACCAACCAAAGGCCAAATCTACATTGGGGATAAACTCGTCGCAGATCCGGAGAAAGGTGTCTTCATCCCACCAAAGGATAGAGACATCGCCATGGTCTTCCAGAGTTACGCTCTATACCCGCACATGACTGTCTACGACAACATTGCCTTCCCGCTTAAACTGAGAAAAGTCCCCAAGCAGGAGATTGACCAGCGCGTTAGAGAAGTTGCCGAAATGCTCGGATTAACCGAACTCCTCAAGAGAAAGCCCAGAGAATTAAGCGGCGGCCAGAGGCAACGTGTCGCCCTGGGCAGGGCAATCGTGAGAAAACCTCAGGTTTTCCTCATGGACGAGCCACTCAGCAACTTGGACGCCAAACTCAGGGTGAAAATGCGCGCGGAATTAAAGAGACTTCAGAAGCAACTCGGGGTCACAACCATCTACGTCACCCACGATCAAGTCGAGGCAATGACGATGGGCGACAGGATCGCAGTGATAAACGCTGGAGTCCTCCAACAGGTGGGCACGCCAGAGGAAGTTTACGACAAACCGGCGAACACCTTCGTTGCAGGCTTTATCGGAAGCCCGCCGATGAACTTCATGGACGCGACAATCACCGAGGACGGTTTTGCAGACTTCGGAGAGTTCAAGCTCAAACTGTTGCCGAACCAGGTTGAAGTTTTGAGGGAAGAAAACCTGATCGGAAAGGAGGTCATCTTTGGAATTCGCCCGGAGGACATTTATGACGCAATGTTCGCGCAGGTCAAGATTCCGGGGGAGAACATGACTAGGGCAATGGTTGACATCATCGAGAACCTGGGAAGCGAGAAAATTGTGCACCTTCACGTTGGGGAAGTGACGTTTTTGGGTGCATTCAGGTCAGAGTCAAAAGTCAGGGAAGGACACGAGATCGACGTAGTCTTCGACATGAACAAAGCCCACGTCTTCAAAAAAGACACCGGAAAAGCGGTGTTCTGA
- a CDS encoding carbohydrate ABC transporter permease encodes MKKTTTIALFLILPGIAAFLFFNLWPIIYSIYLAFTNAQLGNFPIQAPQAPKLTFVGLDNFRWILSDEKFRSAFLWTWLFVLTSVTLKVLAGIFLSLLYNNKYVKGKMIYRSLLIIPWALPLLFSVTVWKFMFDPIFGPINQMLKSLGVQTLPNWINDPLWAFLALNIIEVWLAYPFMITVITAALQSVPDTLVEAAIIDGASYWQRIRHVVLPIVGKPIAFATILTSAASFQYFMVPYIYNAGLFEDKFILLYGFRKAFGATPHYGRAAAVMIIATLVLAVYMYVNVRITKLQEGAKG; translated from the coding sequence ATGAAAAAGACCACAACGATTGCCCTGTTTCTAATCCTGCCAGGAATAGCAGCGTTCCTCTTCTTCAACCTGTGGCCGATAATCTACTCGATATACCTCGCCTTCACTAACGCCCAGCTCGGAAACTTCCCGATTCAGGCGCCGCAGGCTCCGAAGCTGACCTTCGTGGGGCTGGACAACTTCAGGTGGATACTGAGCGATGAGAAGTTCAGGAGCGCCTTCCTCTGGACGTGGCTGTTCGTGCTGACGAGCGTCACCCTCAAGGTCCTCGCCGGAATCTTCCTCAGTCTGCTCTACAACAACAAGTACGTGAAGGGCAAGATGATATACCGCTCGCTTTTGATAATTCCCTGGGCATTGCCCCTGCTCTTCTCCGTCACCGTGTGGAAGTTCATGTTTGACCCCATTTTTGGACCCATAAACCAGATGCTCAAATCCCTGGGGGTTCAAACGCTCCCAAACTGGATTAACGATCCGCTCTGGGCGTTTCTGGCCCTGAACATCATCGAGGTATGGCTGGCGTACCCGTTCATGATAACCGTCATAACCGCCGCACTCCAGTCGGTTCCAGATACGCTTGTCGAGGCGGCGATAATAGACGGCGCCAGCTACTGGCAGAGAATAAGGCACGTGGTTCTGCCCATAGTTGGAAAACCGATAGCCTTCGCGACGATACTCACCAGCGCGGCAAGCTTCCAGTACTTCATGGTGCCCTATATCTACAACGCCGGTCTCTTCGAGGACAAGTTCATACTGCTCTACGGTTTCAGGAAGGCCTTCGGCGCAACGCCCCACTACGGAAGGGCAGCGGCAGTCATGATAATAGCGACCCTCGTTCTGGCGGTCTACATGTACGTCAACGTTAGGATAACCAAGCTCCAGGAGGGTGCCAAAGGATGA
- a CDS encoding glucodextranase DOMON-like domain-containing protein, with protein MRRVVALFIAILMLGSIVGANVKTVGAAEPKPLNVIIVWHQHQPYYYDPIQGIYTRPWVRLHAANNYWKMAYYLSQYPDVHATIDLSGSLIAQLADYMNGAKDNYQIVTEKIANGEPLTVDEKWFMLQAPGGFFDHTIPWNGEPITDPNGNPIRDFWNRYTELKNKMLQAKAKYANLPLEEQKVAVTNEFTEQDYIDLAVLFNLAWIDYNYIMTHPELKALYDKVDEGGYTRADVKTVLDAQMWLLNHTFEEHEEINLLLGNGNVEVTVVPYAHPIGPILNDFGWESDFNDQVKKADELYKQYLGGGTAVPKGGWAAESALNDKTLEILADNGWEWVMTDQLVLGKLGIEGTVENYYKPWVAEFNGKKIYLFPRDHALSDRVGFTYGGMNQYQAVEDFVNELLKLQKQNYDGSLVYVVTLDGENPWEHYPYDGKLFLTELYKKLTELQEQGLIRTLTPSEYIQLYGDKANKLTPQMMERLNLTGDNVNALLKAQSLGELYDMTGVKEEMQWPESSWIDGTLSTWIGEPQENYGWYWLYLARKTLMENKGEMSQADWNKAYEYLLRAEASDWFWWYGSDQDSGQDYTFDRYLKTYLYEMYKLAGVEPPSYLFGNYFPDGEPYTTRGLVGLKEGEVKNFSSMSPSSSGVSVYFDGDGVHFVVKGSLDKFEVSIWEKGKRAGNTFTLLQEKPSELRYSMFPFSKDSVGLMITKHIVYRNGKAEIYGATDYEKGEKLGDAAVKETSEGIEVVLPFDYIETPSDFYFAVSTVKNGNLEVISTPVELKLPTEVKGVVIADITDLEGDDHGPGTYTYPTDKVFVEGAFDLLRFRMLEQTDSYVMEFYFKDLGGNPWNGPNGFSLQIIEAYFDFKDGGNSSAIKMFPDGPGANVNLDPDHPWDVAFRIAGWDYGNLIVLPNGTVYQGEMQISADPVKNAIIVKVPKKYIGINEDYGLWGVVLTGSQDGYGPDKWRPVAVEAEQWKVGGADPQAVINNVAPRVLDLLASVNFKPTQEEQLSSYDANEIKLATVKALPLLKQGIVVNDPEGDDHGPGTYTHATDKVFVPGHLDLLKFKMVEGSDDWTLEFYFKELGGNPWNGPNGFSLQIIEAYFDFKEGGNTSAIKMFPDGPGSNVQLDPNHPWDLALRIAGWDYGNLIVLPDGTVYQGEMQISADPVKNAIIVKVPKKYLNISDYGLYTAVIVGSQDGYGPDKWRPVAVEAEQWKLGGADPQAVIDNLAPRVVDELVPEGFKPTQEEQLSSYDLEKKTLATVLMIPLVEGTGGEQPTPTETPTETTTTSSETTTTPSETTTTAPTTTSSSSTTTTTPGGGICGPGIIAGLALIPLLLKRRR; from the coding sequence ATGAGACGGGTGGTTGCCCTCTTTATTGCAATTTTGATGCTTGGAAGCATCGTTGGAGCGAACGTTAAGACCGTTGGAGCGGCGGAGCCGAAGCCGCTCAACGTCATAATAGTGTGGCACCAGCACCAGCCCTACTACTACGACCCGATTCAGGGGATATATACAAGACCGTGGGTCAGGCTTCACGCGGCGAACAACTACTGGAAGATGGCCTATTACCTCAGCCAGTATCCGGACGTTCACGCCACGATTGATTTATCGGGCTCCCTCATAGCCCAGCTGGCGGACTACATGAACGGTGCCAAGGACAACTATCAGATAGTCACCGAGAAGATAGCCAACGGAGAACCCCTGACGGTTGACGAGAAGTGGTTCATGCTCCAGGCACCGGGAGGGTTCTTCGACCACACCATCCCCTGGAACGGCGAGCCGATAACCGACCCCAACGGCAACCCGATAAGGGACTTCTGGAACCGCTACACCGAGCTGAAGAACAAGATGCTTCAGGCGAAGGCAAAGTACGCCAATCTGCCACTTGAGGAGCAGAAGGTGGCAGTTACGAACGAGTTCACAGAGCAGGACTACATAGACCTCGCCGTGCTCTTCAACCTCGCCTGGATAGACTACAACTACATAATGACCCACCCCGAGCTCAAGGCCCTCTACGACAAGGTTGACGAGGGCGGCTATACAAGGGCGGACGTCAAAACCGTTCTTGACGCCCAGATGTGGCTCCTCAACCACACCTTCGAGGAGCACGAGGAGATAAACCTCCTCCTCGGAAACGGCAACGTCGAGGTTACGGTAGTTCCCTACGCGCACCCGATAGGCCCGATACTCAACGACTTCGGATGGGAGAGCGACTTCAACGACCAGGTCAAGAAGGCGGACGAGCTGTACAAACAGTACCTTGGCGGCGGAACCGCGGTTCCAAAGGGGGGATGGGCGGCTGAGAGCGCCCTCAACGACAAGACCCTCGAAATACTCGCCGACAACGGCTGGGAGTGGGTCATGACCGACCAGCTGGTTCTCGGAAAGCTCGGAATCGAGGGAACCGTCGAGAACTACTACAAGCCCTGGGTGGCCGAGTTCAATGGAAAGAAGATCTACCTCTTCCCGCGTGACCACGCGCTCAGCGACCGTGTTGGTTTCACCTACGGCGGAATGAACCAGTACCAGGCCGTTGAGGACTTCGTCAACGAACTCCTCAAGCTCCAGAAGCAGAACTACGATGGCAGCCTCGTCTATGTGGTTACGCTCGACGGCGAGAACCCGTGGGAGCACTACCCGTACGACGGCAAGCTCTTCCTCACCGAGCTCTACAAGAAGCTGACCGAACTCCAGGAGCAGGGCCTCATAAGAACCCTCACCCCGAGCGAGTACATCCAGCTCTACGGTGACAAGGCCAACAAGCTCACGCCCCAGATGATGGAAAGGCTGAACCTCACGGGCGACAACGTTAACGCCCTCCTCAAAGCCCAGAGCCTCGGCGAGCTCTACGACATGACAGGGGTCAAGGAGGAGATGCAGTGGCCCGAGAGCAGCTGGATAGACGGAACCCTCTCCACGTGGATAGGCGAGCCCCAGGAGAACTACGGCTGGTACTGGCTCTACCTGGCGAGAAAGACCCTGATGGAGAACAAGGGGGAAATGAGCCAGGCCGACTGGAACAAGGCCTATGAGTACCTGCTGAGGGCTGAAGCGAGCGACTGGTTCTGGTGGTACGGAAGCGACCAGGACAGCGGGCAGGACTACACCTTCGACCGCTACCTGAAGACCTACCTCTATGAGATGTACAAATTGGCTGGAGTCGAGCCGCCGAGCTACCTCTTCGGAAACTACTTCCCGGACGGCGAGCCCTACACCACGAGGGGCCTGGTCGGGCTCAAGGAGGGAGAGGTAAAGAACTTCTCCAGCATGTCACCAAGCTCAAGCGGCGTGAGCGTTTACTTCGATGGTGATGGGGTGCACTTCGTCGTTAAGGGCAGCCTGGACAAGTTCGAGGTGAGCATCTGGGAGAAGGGCAAGAGGGCAGGAAACACCTTCACGCTCCTCCAGGAGAAGCCGAGCGAGTTGCGCTATTCCATGTTCCCGTTCTCAAAGGACAGCGTCGGCCTGATGATAACCAAGCACATCGTTTACCGAAACGGTAAGGCGGAAATCTACGGTGCGACCGACTACGAGAAGGGCGAGAAGCTCGGGGATGCCGCAGTTAAGGAGACGAGTGAGGGAATCGAAGTTGTCCTTCCCTTCGATTACATAGAAACCCCCTCTGACTTCTACTTCGCGGTCTCGACGGTCAAGAACGGAAACCTTGAGGTGATAAGCACCCCGGTGGAGCTCAAGCTCCCGACCGAGGTCAAGGGAGTCGTCATAGCAGACATAACGGACCTGGAGGGCGACGATCACGGGCCTGGAACGTACACATACCCGACGGACAAAGTCTTCGTTGAGGGTGCCTTCGACCTCCTCCGCTTTAGGATGCTCGAGCAGACGGACAGCTATGTCATGGAGTTCTACTTCAAGGACCTCGGAGGTAACCCCTGGAACGGGCCGAACGGCTTCAGTTTGCAGATAATCGAGGCCTACTTCGACTTCAAGGACGGCGGAAACAGTTCGGCCATCAAGATGTTCCCCGACGGACCGGGAGCCAACGTTAACCTCGATCCAGACCATCCATGGGACGTCGCCTTCAGAATAGCGGGCTGGGACTACGGCAACCTCATAGTTCTGCCGAACGGGACTGTTTACCAGGGTGAGATGCAGATTTCAGCCGATCCGGTCAAGAATGCCATCATAGTAAAAGTCCCGAAGAAGTACATCGGGATAAACGAGGACTACGGTCTCTGGGGAGTTGTCCTCACAGGAAGCCAGGACGGTTACGGTCCGGACAAGTGGAGGCCCGTTGCAGTCGAAGCCGAGCAGTGGAAGGTTGGAGGTGCCGATCCACAGGCTGTAATCAACAACGTTGCCCCGCGCGTCTTGGACCTCCTCGCTTCCGTCAACTTCAAACCGACCCAGGAGGAGCAGTTGAGCAGCTACGACGCCAACGAGATAAAGCTCGCCACGGTCAAGGCACTGCCGCTTCTCAAGCAGGGCATAGTCGTGAACGACCCTGAGGGAGACGACCACGGGCCGGGAACCTACACCCACGCCACCGATAAGGTCTTCGTTCCGGGCCACCTCGACCTGCTCAAGTTCAAGATGGTCGAGGGAAGCGACGACTGGACGCTGGAGTTCTACTTCAAAGAGCTTGGAGGCAACCCGTGGAACGGACCCAACGGCTTCAGCCTCCAGATAATCGAGGCCTACTTCGACTTCAAGGAGGGCGGCAACACGAGCGCCATCAAGATGTTCCCGGATGGGCCGGGAAGCAACGTCCAGCTCGACCCGAACCACCCGTGGGACCTCGCGCTGAGAATAGCCGGCTGGGACTACGGAAACCTGATAGTCCTCCCTGACGGAACTGTTTACCAGGGTGAGATGCAGATTTCGGCCGACCCGGTCAAGAACGCCATAATAGTAAAAGTCCCGAAGAAGTACCTGAACATATCCGACTACGGACTCTACACCGCGGTCATCGTTGGTTCCCAGGACGGCTACGGTCCGGACAAGTGGAGGCCGGTAGCTGTTGAGGCAGAGCAGTGGAAGCTGGGCGGAGCAGATCCGCAGGCGGTCATAGACAACCTCGCACCGAGGGTCGTTGACGAACTCGTGCCGGAGGGCTTCAAGCCAACTCAGGAGGAGCAGCTCAGCAGCTACGACCTTGAGAAGAAGACCCTGGCGACGGTGCTCATGATACCGCTCGTTGAAGGAACCGGCGGTGAGCAGCCAACGCCGACGGAGACCCCAACGGAAACCACCACTACCTCGAGCGAGACGACAACCACTCCCAGCGAAACAACCACCACGGCTCCAACGACCACCAGCTCGAGCTCAACAACCACGACCACACCGGGCGGAGGAATCTGCGGTCCGGGCATCATAGCGGGCCTGGCCCTGATACCGCTCCTCCTCAAGAGGAGGCGCTGA
- a CDS encoding extracellular solute-binding protein, with the protein MKKGLFALLLVGVLVLSVVASGCISPGGESPSSTTTSSPSETTTSSPSETTTTPSETTTTPTTTTTTPPETECGSGTVVIWHAMQPNELQVFQSLAEEYMAMCPDVEIVFEQKPNLEDALKAAIPAGQGPDLFIWAHDWIGKFADAGLLEPVDDYVTDDILNEFAPMAQEAMQYKGHFYAMPFAAETVAIIYNKDMVSEPPKTFDEMKAIMEQYNDPDNEKYGIAYPLNAYFLSAWAQAFGGYYFDDKTEQPGLDQPETIGGFEFFFQNIWPYMAPTADYNTQQSIFLEGRAPMMVNGPWSIGSVKDAGINFGVVPLPPITKDGKEYWPRPYGGVKDIYFAAGIKNKEAAWKFVKWFTTSPEVIKELSLQLGYIPVLTPVLNDPDIQNDPVIYGFGQAVQHAYLMPKSPKMGAVWGGVDGAINEILQDPENADIPAILEKYQQEILNNIGG; encoded by the coding sequence ATGAAGAAGGGATTATTTGCCCTGCTTTTGGTTGGAGTTTTGGTTTTGAGCGTCGTGGCCAGCGGCTGTATCTCCCCTGGAGGAGAGAGCCCGAGCAGCACGACCACCAGCAGCCCCAGTGAAACGACCACTTCAAGCCCAAGCGAGACAACGACCACGCCGAGCGAAACAACAACCACTCCAACGACTACAACGACAACGCCGCCCGAAACAGAGTGCGGCAGCGGAACGGTCGTCATATGGCACGCCATGCAGCCCAACGAGCTTCAGGTCTTCCAGAGCCTGGCCGAGGAGTACATGGCCATGTGCCCGGACGTCGAGATAGTCTTCGAGCAGAAGCCCAACCTTGAGGATGCCCTTAAGGCCGCAATTCCTGCCGGCCAGGGACCGGACCTCTTCATATGGGCCCACGACTGGATTGGAAAGTTCGCCGATGCGGGACTTCTAGAGCCTGTTGACGATTACGTTACCGATGACATCCTCAACGAGTTCGCTCCGATGGCCCAGGAGGCCATGCAGTACAAGGGCCACTTCTACGCCATGCCCTTCGCGGCCGAGACCGTCGCGATCATCTACAACAAGGACATGGTGAGCGAGCCGCCCAAGACCTTCGACGAGATGAAGGCGATAATGGAGCAGTACAACGACCCCGACAACGAGAAGTACGGAATAGCGTATCCGCTCAACGCCTACTTCCTCTCGGCTTGGGCCCAGGCCTTCGGAGGTTACTACTTTGACGACAAGACCGAGCAGCCCGGCCTCGACCAGCCGGAGACCATAGGGGGCTTTGAGTTCTTCTTCCAGAACATCTGGCCGTACATGGCCCCGACCGCTGACTACAACACCCAGCAGAGCATATTCCTCGAGGGCCGCGCTCCAATGATGGTCAACGGCCCGTGGAGCATTGGAAGCGTCAAGGACGCGGGAATCAACTTCGGCGTCGTCCCGCTCCCGCCCATAACCAAGGACGGCAAGGAGTACTGGCCGAGGCCCTACGGTGGAGTCAAGGACATCTACTTCGCCGCGGGAATCAAGAACAAGGAGGCCGCCTGGAAGTTCGTCAAGTGGTTCACCACCAGCCCCGAGGTCATCAAGGAGCTCTCGCTCCAGCTCGGCTACATCCCGGTTCTCACGCCGGTGCTCAACGACCCGGACATCCAGAACGACCCGGTCATCTACGGCTTCGGACAGGCCGTCCAGCACGCCTACCTCATGCCGAAGAGCCCGAAGATGGGCGCCGTCTGGGGCGGCGTTGACGGGGCCATCAACGAGATACTCCAGGACCCAGAGAACGCTGACATACCTGCCATACTCGAGAAGTACCAGCAGGAGATTCTGAACAACATCGGAGGCTGA
- a CDS encoding ABC transporter permease subunit translates to MRGMRKGEALRSLVLTALAVFVMFIILFPVYYIFVVSITPGSTLATTEFRLIPQNVSLDSYRDVLFGFKGSRISENFTGTIEGAAHIEDGKLYVINGKLIGKVKYGPFTGLTFEIPLSSAVFEVSAGENVQGQLKGNVKGLFVLTKVNDDGSIGFGLVRNLELTSGELDGTSFSGILLKGPTGRDYIVVRNSGKVTFTHIGMFVNSLFFGYLKNSLIIAGLAVLLTLIFVVPAAYAFSRMKFFGRDHVLYFYLMFTQVAGGLGIAGLIALYGMIVKLGLYDKLPVLSFIYAAGGVPFNTWLLKGYIDSISPDFDEAALVDGASYLQIIRHVLLPMALPGIATVAIFAFIGGWTEFILASLLLTEKNQPLSVWIYLLMGGIGRGIDWSYFAAAALLFALPVFVMFMLAQNYIRSGLTIGGLKE, encoded by the coding sequence ATGAGGGGCATGAGAAAGGGTGAGGCTCTGAGGAGCCTCGTGCTCACGGCACTGGCAGTGTTCGTCATGTTCATAATACTCTTCCCGGTCTACTACATATTCGTGGTCTCAATAACGCCGGGCTCGACCCTGGCCACAACGGAGTTCCGGCTCATACCCCAGAACGTTAGCCTCGACTCCTACAGGGATGTGCTCTTCGGCTTCAAGGGCAGCAGGATAAGCGAGAACTTCACGGGAACCATCGAAGGGGCGGCCCACATAGAGGACGGGAAGCTCTACGTTATCAACGGCAAGCTCATAGGGAAGGTCAAATACGGACCTTTCACGGGGCTTACCTTTGAGATACCGCTGTCCAGTGCGGTCTTCGAGGTCTCCGCGGGCGAAAACGTGCAGGGACAGCTGAAGGGGAACGTTAAGGGACTTTTCGTACTCACCAAGGTCAACGACGACGGGAGCATCGGCTTTGGACTCGTCAGAAACCTTGAGCTTACGAGCGGCGAGCTCGACGGAACGTCCTTCTCGGGGATACTCCTCAAGGGACCGACCGGGAGGGACTACATCGTAGTCAGGAACTCCGGAAAGGTAACCTTCACCCATATAGGGATGTTCGTCAATTCATTGTTCTTCGGCTACCTCAAGAACAGCCTCATAATAGCCGGCCTGGCGGTACTGCTGACCCTCATCTTCGTCGTCCCGGCAGCGTATGCCTTCTCGCGCATGAAGTTCTTCGGAAGGGACCACGTGCTGTACTTCTACCTGATGTTCACCCAGGTCGCCGGGGGTCTCGGCATAGCGGGCTTGATAGCTCTCTACGGTATGATCGTCAAGCTCGGTCTATACGACAAGCTGCCGGTGCTGTCCTTCATCTACGCCGCGGGTGGCGTTCCCTTCAACACCTGGCTCCTGAAGGGCTACATAGACTCAATCAGCCCGGACTTCGACGAGGCAGCCCTGGTCGACGGCGCCAGCTACCTCCAGATAATCCGGCACGTGCTCCTTCCGATGGCACTGCCTGGAATAGCGACCGTTGCAATATTCGCCTTCATAGGCGGCTGGACCGAGTTCATCCTGGCAAGCCTCCTCCTGACGGAGAAGAACCAGCCGCTTTCCGTGTGGATATACCTGCTCATGGGCGGCATAGGCAGGGGAATAGACTGGAGCTACTTCGCAGCGGCTGCGCTGCTATTCGCCCTGCCGGTGTTCGTGATGTTCATGCTCGCCCAGAACTACATAAGGAGCGGCCTCACGATCGGAGGCCTGAAGGAATGA
- a CDS encoding UPF0146 family protein — protein sequence MHIENFAEFLAREVPKGKIVELGIGFQFKVALRLKELGYDVLAVDWNPESVKRAEELGINAVRDDLFTPRLELYRNANALYSVRPTPEIVRPILNLGKRLGLPVYILPLAGDTMPRGMRLVNYRGLAIYVAKGI from the coding sequence ATGCACATTGAGAATTTCGCGGAGTTTCTCGCGAGAGAAGTGCCCAAGGGAAAGATTGTGGAGCTGGGCATAGGCTTCCAGTTCAAGGTCGCACTCAGATTAAAGGAGCTTGGATACGACGTTCTGGCAGTGGACTGGAACCCCGAGTCGGTTAAGAGGGCCGAGGAACTGGGTATAAACGCGGTTCGAGATGACCTATTCACCCCGAGGCTTGAGCTGTACAGGAACGCCAACGCCCTCTACTCGGTCAGACCCACGCCGGAGATAGTGAGACCAATCCTGAACCTCGGAAAAAGGCTCGGACTCCCCGTCTACATCCTGCCCCTGGCGGGCGATACGATGCCCCGGGGGATGAGGCTGGTGAACTACCGCGGGCTGGCAATCTACGTGGCTAAAGGTATTTAA